One stretch of Agelaius phoeniceus isolate bAgePho1 chromosome W unlocalized genomic scaffold, bAgePho1.hap1 SUPER_W_unloc_2, whole genome shotgun sequence DNA includes these proteins:
- the LOC143692561 gene encoding serine/threonine-protein kinase pim-1-like translates to MQTGKPAEPRPECTQAPRQGRPRDGPRGEPPGPAGLVGAALAALAGAVLAALAGAVLAALAGAAPPTPIPLESNGRGEKPAPSEHAPKTHAAAGPEPPGPGAGGDAWPGPLGGRSGAVAGHGPSADSLVSPAGKAQEALQERYRVGSLLGRGGFGSVFAATRLSDGAPVAMKRVPRDRIRHWAELPDGSSAPLEIVLLAKVSRGCAAVIQLLEWLELPDSFLLVLERPERCQELSAFLAERGFLPEEEARALFRQVLEAVRHCTACGVLHRDIKPENILLDLASGQLKLIDFGCGAFLQDTAYTQFAGTLSYSPPEWIQHQRYHGEAATIWSLGLLLCHLVMGKHPFRRGQEIIRGQILFPRWLSQECQDVIKRCLSMQPSDRPSLEELFCHPWVQGVPLP, encoded by the exons aTGCAGACGGGAAAGCCGGCGGAACCGCGGCCGGAGTGCACACAGGCTCCACGGCAGGGGCGGCCGCGGGACGGGCCGCGCGGGGAACCGCCCGGACCCGCGGGGCTGGttggggcggcgctggcggcgctGGCCGGGGCGGTGCTCGCGGCGCTGGCCGGGGCGGTGCTCGCAGCGCTGGCTGGGGCGGCAccgcccactcccatccccctTGAGAGCAACGGGAGGGGGGAGAAACCGGCTCCGTCTGAGCACGCTCCAAAGACGCA cgcggctgccggccccgagccgccgGGGCCCGGGGCGGGTGGGGATGCCTGGCCCGGGCCGCTCggggggcgctcgggggccgttgctggccacgggccgagcgctgacagcctcgtctcgcccgcagggaaggcgcaggaggccctgcaggagcggtaccgagtgggttcgctgctgggacGCGGCGGCTTCGGCAgtgtcttcgcggccacgcggctctctgacggcgccccg GTGGCCATGAAACGCGTGCCGCGGGATCGCATCCGGCACTGGgccgagctg cccgacggcagcagcgcgccgctggagatcgtgctgctggccaaggtgtcCCGTGGCTGTGCCGCTGTcattcagctcctggagtggctcGAGCTCCCCGACAgcttcctgctggtgctggagcgtCCGGAGCGGTGCCAGGAGCTCTCGGCTTTCCTGGCGGAGCGGGGGTTCCTGCCGGAGGAGGAGGCGCgggcgctgttccgccaggtgctggaggccgtgcggcactgcaccgcctgcggggtcctgcacagggacatcaagcccgagaacatcctgctcgacctggccaGCGGGCAGCTGAAactgatcgactttggctgtggcgcCTTCCTCcaagacacagcctacacccagtttgcag GAACCCTGTCCTACAGCCCACCAGAGTGGATCCAGCACCAGCGCTACCACGGCGAGGCAGcgacgatctggtccctgggcctcctgctgtgccacctggTCATGGGCaagcacccgttcaggaggggccaggAGATCATCCGGGGGCAGATCTTGTTCCCACGatggctctctcaag agtgccaGGACGTCATTAAGAGGTGTTTGTCCATGCAACCCTCAGACAGGCCGTCCTTAGAAGAGCTTTTCTGCCATCCTTGGGTGCAGGGTGTTCCTCTGCCCTAG
- the LOC143692562 gene encoding olfactory receptor 14J1-like yields the protein MSNSSSIRHFLLLALADTRQLQLLHFCLLLGISLAALLGNGLIISAVACGHHLHTPMFFFLLNLALADLGSICTTVPKAMHNSLWDTSNISYTACASQLFFFLFFVSAEYFLLTIMCYDHYVSICKPLHYGTLLGSRACAHMAAAAWASAFLNALMHMANTFSLPLCHGNALGQFFCEIPQILKLSCSKSYLRELRLLVVTASLSFVCFVFMVFSYVQIFRAVLRIPSEQGRHKAFSTCLPHLAVVSLFISTGTFAQLKPPSLSSPSLDLALSVLYSVVPPALNPLIYSLRNQELKAAVWRLMTGCFQKH from the coding sequence atgtccaacagcagctccatcaggcacttcctgctgctggcattggcagacacgcggcagctgcagctcctgcacttctgcctcttgctgggcatctccctggctgccctcctgggcaacggcctcatcatcagcgccgtagcctgcggccaccacctgcacacgcccatgttcttcttcctgctcaacctggccctcgctgacctgggctccatctgcaccactgtccccaaagccatgcacaattccctctgggacaccagcaacatctcctacactgcatgtgcttctcagctctttttcttcctgttcttcgtctcagcagagtatttcctcctgaccatcatgtgctacgaccactacgtgtccatctgcaaacccctgcactacgggaccctcctgggcagcagagcttgtgcccacatggcagcagctgcctgggccagtgcctttctcaatgctctcatgcacatggccaatacattttccctgcccctgtgccatggcaatgccctgggccagttcttctgtgaaatcccacagatcctcaagctctcctgctccaaatcctatctCAGGGAACTTCGGCTTCTTGTAGTTACTGCTAGTTtatcatttgtttgttttgtgttcatggttttctcctatgtgcagatcttcagggctgtgctgaggatcccctctgagcagggacggcacaaagccttttccacctgcctccctcacctggccgtggtctccCTGTTCATCAGCACAGGCACATTTGCTCAGCTGAAGCCCCCTTCCCTGTCCTCCCcgtccctggatctggccctgtcagttctgtactcagtggtgcctccagccctgaaccccctcatctacagcctgaggaaccaggagctcaaggctgcagtgtggagactgatgactggatgctttcagaaacattaa